A section of the Entelurus aequoreus isolate RoL-2023_Sb linkage group LG21, RoL_Eaeq_v1.1, whole genome shotgun sequence genome encodes:
- the smad4a gene encoding mothers against decapentaplegic homolog 4a, which translates to MSITNTPTSNDACLSIVHSLMCHRQGGESESFAKRAIESLVKKLKEKKDELDSLITAITTNGAHPSKCVTIQRTLDGRLQVAGRKGFPHVVYARLWRWPDLHKNELKHVKYCQYAFDLKCDNVCVNPYHYERVVSPGIDLSGLTLSSSGPLMVKDEYDYDNQQSHPSSESHLQTIQHPPSRPGPQETFSSPALLPPPEGSSSASTSAFSSISAGPSNSNPNWSRNSSFTPAVPPHQNGHLQHHTPMSHTGHYWPVGNEIAFQPPISNHPAPEYWCSIAYFEMDVQVGETFKVPSTCPIVTVDGYVDPSGGDRFCLGQLSNVHRTENIERARLHIGKGVQLECKGEGDVWVRCLSDHAVFVQSYYLDREAGRAPGDAVHKIYPSAYIKVFDLRQCHRQMQQQAATAQAAAAAQAAAVAGNIPGPGSVGGIAPAISLSAAAGIGVDDLRRLCILRMSFVKGWGPDYPRQSIKETPCWIEIHLHRALQLLDEVLHTMPIADPQPLD; encoded by the exons ATGTCCATCACTAACACACCCACCAGCAACGACGCTTGCCTGAGCATCGTCCACAGCCTGATGTGCCACCGACAAGGGGGGGAGAGCGAGAGCTTCGCCAAGCGAGCCATCGAGAGCCTCGTCAAGAAGCTGAAGGAGAAGAAAGACGAGCTGGATTCGCTCATCACGGCCATCACCACCAACGGGGCGCATCCCAGCAAGTGTGTAACCATACAGCGGACTTTGGATGGTCGCCTACAG GTTGCTGGTCGTAAAGGATTCCCCCATGTGGTTTATGCGCGACTGTGGCGGTGGCCCGATCTACACAAGAACGAACTAAAACATGTCAAATATTGCCAGTATGCCTTTGACCTCAAATGTGACAATGTTTGTGTCAACCCATACCACTATGAAAGAGTGGTCTCACCAGGCATCG ACCTATCAGGACTGACACTCTCAAGCTCAG GTCCTCTCATGGTGAAGGACGAGTATGACTACGACAACCAGCAGTCTCACCCCAGCTCTGAAAGCCACCTGCAGACCATCCAGCATCCTCCATCCAGGCCCGGCCCACAGGAAACCTTCAGCAGCCCAGCGTTACTCCCTCCACCCGAGGGCAGCAGCTCGGCTTCCACGTCCGCCTTCTCCTCTATCAGCGCCGGACCCTCAA attcCAACCCCAACTGGAGCAGAAACAGCAGCTTCACCCCTGCGGTGCCTCCGCATCAAAATGGACATCTACAGCACCATACACCCATGTCTCACACGGGACATTATT GGCCTGTTGGCAATGAAATAGCATTCCAGCCCCCTATATCCAACCACCCAG ctCCAGAATATTGGTGCTCAATTGCGTACTTTGAGATGGACGTCCAAGTCGGTGAGACGTTTAAGGTGCCCTCCACGTGCCCGATAGTGACCGTGGACGGCTACGTGGACCCCTCTGGAGGCGATCGCTTCTGTCTGGGTCAACTGAGCAACGTCCACAGGACGGAGAACATAGAGAGGGCCAG GCTTCATATTGGCAAAGGCGTGCAGTTGGAGTGCAAAGGTGAAGGAGACGTGTGGGTGCGCTGTTTGAGTGACCATGCAGTGTTTGTGCAGAGTTATTACCTGGACAGAGAGGCGGGACGGGCACCCGGGGACGCCGTCCACAAGATCTATCCCAGCGCTTACATCAAG GTCTTCGACCTGCGTCAGTGCCACAGGCAAATGCAGCAGCAGGCAGCCACAGCTCAAGCGGCTGCTGCGGCtcaggcagcagcggtggccgggaACATCCCCGGGCCTGGCTCCGTGGGCGGCATTGCTCCGGCCATCA GTCTGTCTGCGGCCGCAGGCATCGGCGTCGACGACCTTCGCCGGCTGTGCATCCTGCGCATGAGCTTTGTGAAGGGCTGGGGGCCCGACTACCCCCGCCAAAGCATCAAAGAGACGCCCTGCTGGATCGAGATCCATCTACACCGTGCACTGCAGCTCCTGGACGAGGTCCTGCACACCATGCCCATCGCCGACCCACAGCCTCTCGACTGA
- the LOC133638831 gene encoding bone morphogenetic protein 10-like, with product MTLTVVSGLGSILSLSVLLVVSSGGPVGRDGSLLDAKDFLSHFLATLNVTGQKTPVRALSAPKEPPEYMLELYQRFANDRSAVPSANVVRSFKNEGLSRNGVTFRGVRTHLLLFNISVPQHEDITRAELRLFTLVRRSQRPYLACKVTIYKVHGGVIWTREVGKTVRRRDQEEEEEEEEHLEELLTKHIVAEDCSWVSFDLTHAVELRREFGYVTLRLEVHIAILGSEEAVTRDGEVLIDTEGQQNPVMVVFSDDPGKRHEQRGNDLPDRQLIHDTPHRLRRNVKSEACKRTPLFVDFKDIGWDTWIIQPLGYEAYTCKGVCGAPLTPEVSPTKHAIVQTLLSVKSPERASRACCVPTKLEPISLLYHDNGVITFNHKYEGMVVAECGCR from the exons ATGACCCTGACAGTCGTCTCCGGCTTGGGCTCGATCCTCTCCTTGAGCGTCCTTCTTGTCGTGAGCTCCGGCGGTCCCGTCGGACGCGACGGTTCGCTTCTCGACGCAAAAGACTTCCTCAGCCACTTTCTGGCCACGCTGAACGTCACCGGGCAGAAGACCCCGGTCAGGGCCCTTTCCGCTCCTAAGGAGCCCCCAGAGTACATGCTGGAACTCTACCAGAGATTCGCCAACGACCGAAGCGCAGTGCCCTCGGCCAACGTAGTGCGCAGTTTCAAGAACGAAG GTTTGTCCCGCAACGGTGTGACATTCAGGGGTGTCAGGACACACCTGCTCCTCTTCAACATCTCCGTTCCGCAGCACGAGGACATCACCCGAGCTGAGCTTCGCCTCTTCACGCTGGTCCGTAGGTCCCAAAGACCCTACCTTGCCTGCAAGGTGACCATTTACAAAGTCCACGGCGGCGTGATTTGGACCAGGGAAGTTGGCAAGACTGTGCGAAGGCGGGatcaagaggaggaggaggaggaggaggagcatcTGGAGGAACTGCTGACCAAGCACATTGTCGCCGAAGATTGCAGCTGGGTGTCCTTTGACCTGACTCATGCCGTGGAGCTCCGACGAGAGTTTGGATATGTGACGCTCAGGCTGGAGGTCCATATCGCCATTTTGGGGTCGGAGGAGGCGGTGACGCGGGACGGCGAGGTCCTGATTGATACCGAGGGGCAGCAAAACCCAGTGATGGTGGTCTTTTCGGACGACCCCGGCAAACGTCACGAGCAACGTGGGAACGACCTACCCGACCGACAGCTTATCCACGACACACCTCATCGGCTCCGCCGCAATGTTAAGAGCGAGGCCTGCAAGAGGACACCGCTCTTTGTGGATTTTAAAGACATCGGCTGGGACACGTGGATCATCCAGCCGTTGGGCTACGAGGCCTACACGTGCAAAGGCGTGTGCGGCGCCCCTCTGACCCCCGAGGTCTCGCCCACCAAGCACGCCATCGTGCAGACGCTGCTGAGCGTTAAGAGCCCGGAGAGGGCATCGCGTGCCTGCTGTGTACCCACTAAGCTGGAGCCCATTTCGCTCCTTTATCACGATAACGGGGTGATCACTTTCAACCACAAATATGAGGGCATGGTGGTGGCGGAGTGTGGCTGTAGATAG